A window of Longimicrobiaceae bacterium contains these coding sequences:
- a CDS encoding DUF6665 family protein codes for MPDTPLSRHASRNLESVQAEIVQEKAAALARMATRLGEALARLEAFGTEPQPGGDAPAERRRLVAAAGEALWYYVVQREACGMRDVESVLREFRVPREVYLRMGLASIPPEGRAP; via the coding sequence ATGCCCGACACACCCCTCTCCCGGCACGCATCGAGGAACCTCGAGAGCGTCCAGGCGGAGATCGTGCAGGAGAAGGCGGCGGCCCTCGCGCGCATGGCGACGCGCCTGGGGGAGGCGCTCGCCCGCCTGGAGGCGTTCGGGACCGAGCCCCAGCCGGGCGGGGACGCCCCGGCCGAGCGGAGGCGGCTGGTCGCTGCCGCGGGCGAAGCGCTCTGGTACTACGTCGTCCAGCGCGAGGCGTGCGGGATGCGGGACGTGGAGAGCGTTCTCCGCGAGTTCCGGGTGCCCCGCGAGGTGTACCTCCGCATGGGTCTCGCCTCCATCCCGCCCGAGGGGCGCGCGCCGTAG
- a CDS encoding DUF2243 domain-containing protein, whose amino-acid sequence MPAGRTSPARRRSTAPGIVLGLGLGGFVDGIALHQIAQWHNMGSAVLPPDTMEAMRRNMVWDGWFHVLSFALTVAGAYLLLRDARAGVPLPDGRAFTGQMLLGWGLFNLVEGTIDHHLLGIHHVRDVPVHVPAYDWIFLAVGGVGLVALGWLLSRSPRTGT is encoded by the coding sequence ATGCCCGCAGGCCGCACCTCGCCCGCCCGCCGCCGCAGCACCGCCCCCGGGATCGTTCTCGGGCTCGGGCTGGGGGGCTTCGTCGACGGGATCGCGCTCCACCAGATCGCCCAGTGGCACAACATGGGCTCCGCCGTGCTCCCGCCGGACACCATGGAGGCCATGCGGCGGAACATGGTGTGGGACGGCTGGTTCCACGTGCTGTCGTTCGCCCTCACGGTGGCCGGCGCCTACCTGCTGCTGCGCGATGCCCGCGCGGGGGTGCCGCTGCCGGACGGGCGCGCATTCACGGGCCAGATGCTCCTGGGGTGGGGCCTCTTCAACCTGGTGGAGGGGACCATCGACCACCACCTGCTCGGCATACACCACGTGCGCGACGTCCCCGTGCACGTCCCCGCCTACGACTGGATCTTCCTGGCGGTGGGCGGCGTGGGGCTCGTCGCGCTCGGCTGGCTCCTGTCGCGCTCGCCCCGCACCGGCACGTAG
- a CDS encoding GNAT family N-acetyltransferase, whose translation MPAQIRVLDAGDAPVYVELRLRALREHPEAFATSYEEERARSLAEAARKVAPGPEHVTLGAFDGDRLVGMATLVRPGKAKMRHRASIAAMYVAPEAQGRGLGRALLDRALAVAGEWGVSEVSLMVTVGNDAARSLYAGAGFVPYGVEPRSLCVEGRFHDVELMNLRLR comes from the coding sequence ATGCCCGCACAGATCCGCGTCCTGGATGCCGGCGACGCCCCCGTTTACGTGGAGCTGCGCCTGCGCGCGCTGCGGGAGCACCCGGAAGCGTTCGCCACCTCCTACGAGGAAGAACGGGCGCGCTCCCTGGCCGAGGCGGCCCGGAAGGTCGCCCCGGGGCCCGAGCACGTGACCCTGGGCGCGTTCGACGGGGACCGGCTCGTGGGGATGGCGACGCTGGTCCGCCCCGGCAAGGCCAAGATGCGGCACCGGGCGAGCATCGCGGCGATGTACGTCGCGCCGGAAGCGCAGGGACGGGGGCTCGGGCGGGCACTGCTGGACCGGGCGCTCGCGGTGGCCGGCGAGTGGGGAGTCTCGGAGGTGTCGCTGATGGTGACCGTCGGCAACGATGCGGCGCGGAGCCTCTATGCCGGCGCCGGGTTCGTGCCGTACGGCGTCGAGCCGCGCAGCCTGTGCGTCGAGGGGCGCTTCCACGACGTGGAGCTGATGAACCTGCGGCTCCGGTGA
- a CDS encoding rhodanese-like domain-containing protein yields MILKRFYDDKLAQASYLIGCAATGEALVVDPNRDVGAYVRAAEAEGVRLTHVTETHIHADFVSGARELAERTGAKLFLSDEGDESWKYAFASDYDAVLLKDGDTFMVGNVRIDVLHTPGHTPEHLSFLVTDTAGADRPIGMLTGDFVFVGDVGRPDLLEKAAKVEGTMEAGARTLFRSLERFKEQPDYLQVWPGHGAGSACGKGLSSIPHSTVGYERMFNRALSITEEDGFVRAVLEGQPEPPRYFAEMKRINREGPRVLGGLERPQRLPEGRLAELLGEGALVVDTRPAAEFAAGHVPGTISIPLNRSFTTWAGWLVPYDRPFYLLVDDAGPGAVDEAVRDLAMIGLDRVAGWFGADVVAAWAAGGRELQTTPQITSAELAQRMGGGGVAVLDVRGAAEWEAGHLPGVPNLPVGYLADRLDEVPRDRPLVVHCQGGARSAIAASVLQAKGFRDVINLAGGYADWQAGGHPTERSAAEPAPAGGDR; encoded by the coding sequence ATGATCCTGAAGCGGTTCTACGACGACAAGCTGGCGCAGGCGAGCTACCTGATCGGCTGCGCCGCGACCGGCGAGGCGCTGGTGGTGGACCCCAACCGGGACGTGGGCGCGTACGTCCGCGCCGCGGAGGCGGAGGGGGTACGCCTCACCCACGTTACGGAGACGCACATCCACGCGGACTTCGTCTCCGGTGCCCGCGAGCTGGCCGAGCGCACCGGGGCGAAGCTCTTCCTTTCCGACGAGGGCGACGAGAGCTGGAAGTATGCCTTCGCCAGCGACTACGACGCCGTCCTGTTGAAGGACGGCGACACCTTCATGGTGGGCAACGTCCGGATCGACGTGCTGCACACCCCGGGGCACACCCCGGAGCACCTCTCCTTCCTGGTGACCGACACCGCGGGCGCGGACCGGCCCATCGGAATGCTGACAGGGGACTTCGTCTTCGTGGGCGACGTGGGCCGCCCGGACCTGCTGGAGAAGGCGGCGAAGGTGGAGGGCACCATGGAGGCCGGGGCGCGAACCCTCTTCCGCAGCCTCGAGCGCTTCAAGGAGCAGCCGGACTACCTGCAGGTCTGGCCCGGGCACGGGGCCGGCTCGGCGTGCGGCAAGGGGCTGAGCTCCATCCCGCACAGCACCGTCGGCTACGAGCGCATGTTCAACCGGGCGCTCTCCATCACGGAGGAGGACGGGTTCGTGCGGGCCGTGCTCGAGGGGCAGCCGGAGCCGCCCCGGTACTTCGCCGAGATGAAGCGCATCAACCGGGAGGGCCCGCGGGTCCTCGGCGGCCTCGAGCGCCCGCAGCGGCTCCCGGAGGGGCGGCTCGCGGAGCTGCTCGGGGAGGGGGCGCTGGTGGTGGACACGCGCCCCGCCGCGGAGTTCGCCGCGGGTCATGTGCCGGGCACGATCAGCATCCCGCTGAACCGCTCGTTCACCACCTGGGCCGGGTGGCTGGTCCCCTACGACCGCCCCTTCTACCTGCTGGTGGACGACGCGGGCCCGGGGGCGGTGGACGAGGCCGTGCGCGACCTGGCGATGATCGGGCTGGACCGCGTGGCGGGCTGGTTCGGCGCGGACGTGGTGGCCGCCTGGGCGGCCGGGGGGCGCGAGCTGCAGACCACCCCGCAGATTACCAGCGCGGAGCTGGCGCAGCGGATGGGCGGGGGAGGCGTGGCGGTGCTGGACGTGCGCGGGGCGGCGGAGTGGGAGGCGGGGCACCTGCCCGGGGTGCCGAACCTCCCGGTGGGGTACCTGGCCGACCGCCTGGACGAGGTCCCGCGGGACCGCCCGCTCGTGGTGCACTGCCAGGGCGGGGCGCGCTCGGCGATCGCCGCCAGCGTGCTCCAGGCGAAGGGCTTCCGGGACGTGATCAACCTCGCGGGCGGCTACGCCGACTGGCAGGCCGGCGGACACCCGACCGAGCGCTCCGCGGCGGAGCCCGCGCCCGCCGGGGGCGATCGGTGA